A stretch of Rhinopithecus roxellana isolate Shanxi Qingling chromosome 12, ASM756505v1, whole genome shotgun sequence DNA encodes these proteins:
- the LOC104659546 gene encoding peptidyl-prolyl cis-trans isomerase A, with protein sequence MVNPTVFFDIAVDGEPLGRVSFELFADKVPKTAENFRALSTGEKGFGYKGSCFHRIIPGFMCQGGDFTRHNGTGGKSIYGEKFEDENFILKHTGPGILSMANAGPNTNGSQFFICTAKTEWLDGKHVVFGKVKEGMNIVEAMEHFGSRNGKTSKKITIADCGQLE encoded by the coding sequence ATGGTCAACCCTACCGTGTTCTTCGACATTGCCGTCGACGGCGAGCCCTTGGGCCGCGTCTCCTTCGAGCTGTTTGCAGACAAggttccaaagacagcagaaaattttcgtgctctgagcactggagagaaaggatttggttataagggttcctgctttcacagaattattccagggtttatgtgtcagggtggtgacttcacacgccataatggcactggtggcaagtccatctatggggagaaatttgaagatgagaacttcatcctaaagcatacaggtcctggcatcttgtccatggcaaatgctggacccaacacaaatggttcccagtttttcatctgcactgccaagactgagtggttggatggcaagcatgtggtctttggcaaagtgaaagaaggcatgaatattgtggaggccatggagcactttgggtccaggaatggcaagaccagcaagaagatcaccattgctgactgtggacaactcgaataa